TAAACTATAAAATTCATAGGGCTCGTGGGAAATTTTGTTGCTCTGTGGAAAGATATGTTAAATACGTATATTAAGACAGGTTTACAGTCCAATTATAAAATCGATCAATAAGCCAACCATGATCTCATCCTATTACAGTACAGTGCTTTGAACAATGGCTCACTAAATAAAGTCTAACTAATTTGTTACTTTGGATGAAGCATTCGAAGAGAGTGCCATCTGAATCATGAGAactgaaaagaacaataaaGGGCACCATTGCCAAGTTTATCCTCGCCACGGAACGTATTTACTAACAATGTTTAATATGGTGTTTTACctaaattatttttttcagtctGACGCTGTCACTATCCGTACTAGAAAGGTTATCTCCAACCCATTGTTGGCCAGAAAGCAATTCGTTGTCGACGTCTTGCACCCAAACAGAGCTAATGTCTCCAAGGATGAATTGCGTGAAAAATTGGCCGAAGTCTACAAGGCTGAAAAGGACGCTGTCTCCGTTTTCGGTTTCAGAACCCAATTTGGTGGTGGTAAGTCTGTTGGTTTCGGTTTGGTCTACAACTCTGTTGCTGAAGCCAAGAAGTTCGAACCAGCTTATAGATTAGTCAGATACGGCTTGGCTGAAAAGGTTGAAAAGGCTTCTagacaacaaagaaagcaaaagaagaacagaGACAAGAAGATCTTCGGTACTGGTAAGAGATTGGCTAAGAAGGTTGCTCGTCGTAACGCCGATTAAGCAAACTAACTTCAAATCGTCAAAATATTTTAGCGGATTGTTTAGTTttcaatatataaatatgtgtatctttttccaataaaaaatataatcaataattttaaGAGATCCAAGGATTTATTTTCATGATATTGAAAGTTTCGGGGCAAAGACATAGTCTCATCGATCGAGTCTACTGGTTATAGCCGTTTACGATTtatgaatattttctttaaaaagaTAGCAGCATGCATCTCACATATTACATATTATGTCAATATTAGTCGTCGGTGGAGGTGCCAGCACTTTCAGGTTTGTTTCCATCTCTTTCTgcttctttcattttttagcTTAGTCACGTGACCGTTTTTAGATACACGTATATAGAAAGGTTAATTGAATTGGACGGTTTTCACATAAGTTAGCGGTATATACACGCAACTCCCATTTTAAAGTGATAGTTACACAAAGAGGCCCTCTAGAGTAAGCAAAAACTTTGGtatagaagaaatataatgatATTTGGATTGGGTAGGCTATTCTATGTCATTCTATTGCTAATTAATGCTGTTGCAGTGCTGAGCGAGGAGAGATTTTTGAGAAGAAGTATGTGAATAGGAAAGAAACCCATTAACTAGCTTTTATAAGGGGACGATTTAATACTAACTTTATTGAATATGCTAATGCAATATTCTTATT
This genomic stretch from Saccharomyces mikatae IFO 1815 strain IFO1815 genome assembly, chromosome: 5 harbors:
- the RPS24A gene encoding 40S ribosomal protein eS24 (similar to Saccharomyces cerevisiae RPS24A (YER074W) and RPS24B (YIL069C); ancestral locus Anc_7.262); this encodes MSDAVTIRTRKVISNPLLARKQFVVDVLHPNRANVSKDELREKLAEVYKAEKDAVSVFGFRTQFGGGKSVGFGLVYNSVAEAKKFEPAYRLVRYGLAEKVEKASRQQRKQKKNRDKKIFGTGKRLAKKVARRNAD